The Methanomicrobia archaeon genome includes a window with the following:
- the polX gene encoding DNA polymerase/3'-5' exonuclease PolX, with protein sequence MFDLLLSPLSLLRACRSGPRPVGSRAVEDMYFIGSTFASISREDRSRMNERACGKDVCSSAQQREKRTTSRAVLTMRMNNRKLYGTMHNLDIARIFNEIADILEVQGENAFKIRAYRKAALTIETLTQDLTVIAERGGVKELKKIPGIGEGIAKKIVEIAETGDCKKHRELLQEMPAELIELLAIPHVGPKTIAKLHAELGIANLAGLEEAAKAHKLAGLSGLGTKAEENILKGIEQYRSHQGRVLLSKALPYAEAIVSELQRLDAVERILIAGSLRRMRETIGDIDILVVSTRPNEVMDAFTRMDGVEDVIAKGETKSSIIIRGINVDLRVVEAVSFGAAAHYFTGSKHHNVRIRELGLKRGLKINEYGVFRGTERIGGEQESEIFASVELPYIPPELREDRGEIEAGRAGSIPNLVELGDLKGDLHVHSIWSDGKNSIEEIADAALDLGYEYMAIVDHSPAVGIAGGLNEEKIPKRSAEIERVNNRFEDEGIQFRVLNAVEVDIKSDSSLDFTDTILETFDLVVGAVHSKFSQDRATMTNRIISAMESPHVDIIAHPTGRLLGKRDPYAVDMAQLMAAARETRTILELNSYPERLDLNDLHCRMAKDYGVLVAISTDAHDTLQMHDVRRYGIATARRGWLEPKDVVNTRDLAGLIQLVKGS encoded by the coding sequence ATGTTCGATTTGCTCTTATCGCCTCTCTCTTTGCTCCGGGCATGCCGCTCCGGGCCACGTCCAGTAGGAAGTAGAGCAGTAGAGGATATGTACTTTATCGGCTCAACGTTTGCGTCTATCTCGCGGGAGGATCGCTCGAGGATGAACGAGCGTGCGTGCGGCAAAGACGTGTGCTCATCCGCGCAGCAGCGCGAGAAACGGACGACGTCACGTGCCGTTTTAACTATGCGCATGAACAATCGTAAGCTATACGGAACGATGCATAATCTCGATATTGCCCGGATTTTTAACGAGATTGCTGATATTCTCGAGGTGCAGGGCGAGAACGCGTTCAAGATCCGCGCTTACCGCAAGGCCGCGCTCACGATAGAAACGCTGACACAGGATTTGACGGTGATCGCGGAACGCGGCGGTGTGAAAGAGCTGAAGAAGATTCCGGGCATCGGCGAGGGTATCGCCAAGAAGATCGTGGAGATCGCGGAAACCGGCGATTGCAAGAAGCATCGGGAGTTGCTGCAGGAAATGCCGGCAGAACTGATCGAGCTTCTCGCGATCCCGCATGTCGGTCCGAAGACGATTGCGAAGCTGCATGCAGAGTTGGGGATCGCAAATCTCGCGGGCTTAGAAGAAGCTGCGAAAGCACACAAGCTGGCTGGACTTTCCGGGTTGGGCACAAAGGCCGAGGAGAACATACTGAAAGGTATTGAGCAGTATCGAAGCCACCAGGGCCGCGTCTTGCTCTCTAAAGCGCTACCGTATGCTGAGGCAATCGTGAGCGAGTTGCAACGACTGGATGCTGTGGAGCGGATATTGATCGCAGGCAGTTTGCGACGCATGCGGGAGACGATAGGCGATATCGATATTTTGGTCGTCTCGACGCGGCCGAACGAGGTGATGGACGCATTTACGCGCATGGATGGTGTGGAGGACGTGATCGCAAAGGGCGAGACGAAATCGTCCATCATCATCCGGGGCATCAATGTGGATTTACGAGTGGTCGAAGCGGTCTCTTTCGGCGCGGCTGCGCACTATTTCACCGGCTCGAAGCACCACAATGTGCGAATCCGGGAGCTCGGGCTGAAGCGGGGGCTAAAGATCAATGAGTACGGCGTCTTTCGCGGTACTGAGCGCATCGGGGGCGAACAGGAGTCGGAGATCTTTGCAAGCGTCGAGCTCCCGTACATACCGCCGGAACTCCGCGAGGATCGCGGTGAGATAGAAGCAGGGCGGGCGGGGAGCATACCGAATCTGGTCGAACTCGGGGATCTCAAGGGCGATTTGCACGTGCACAGTATCTGGAGCGACGGGAAGAACAGCATCGAGGAGATAGCGGATGCTGCGCTCGACCTGGGCTACGAGTATATGGCGATCGTAGACCACTCACCCGCGGTCGGTATCGCTGGTGGCCTGAATGAGGAGAAGATCCCCAAACGCTCGGCAGAGATCGAGCGAGTTAACAACCGATTCGAGGACGAAGGCATTCAGTTCAGGGTGTTGAACGCTGTTGAAGTCGACATAAAGTCTGATTCTTCGCTCGATTTCACAGATACCATTCTGGAGACGTTTGACCTTGTTGTCGGCGCGGTGCACTCGAAGTTCTCCCAGGATCGGGCCACGATGACGAACCGCATCATAAGCGCGATGGAGAGCCCGCACGTGGATATTATCGCGCACCCTACCGGTCGCTTATTGGGCAAACGGGATCCGTACGCGGTGGATATGGCCCAGCTCATGGCTGCGGCTAGGGAAACGAGAACGATTCTGGAGCTCAATTCCTACCCTGAGCGACTCGATCTCAATGATCTCCACTGCAGGATGGCGAAGGATTATGGCGTGCTCGTGGCCATCTCCACTGACGCACACGACACCCTACAGATGCACGACGTGCGCAGATACGGCATCGCAACCGCGCGTCGCGGCTGGCTCGAGCCGAAGGATGTCGTGAATACCAGGGATTTAGCGGGACTGATACAGTTAGTGAAGGGGAGCTGA
- a CDS encoding VUT family protein, producing MIEFIILWIIVTLAGASIIAALGEKYGTGLTIGIFVGLVVMAQILANKIVLFGSFTLPAGVIVYATSFLITDILCEFYGKRKALEAVWGGFLASILLVIAVEIAIAWPAPAWWQGQAAFEATLTLTGRIVLGSLAAYLISQNWDVLVFHRIKEKTAGKHLWLRNNASTMTSQALDTVIFISLAFYGVLPVVPLIIGQYLVKLIIAAIDTPFLYAVKWVRERRLESEGGLSRKSTGGAEEWLSG from the coding sequence ATGATCGAATTCATCATTCTGTGGATTATCGTGACACTTGCAGGCGCGAGCATTATCGCGGCACTCGGCGAGAAATACGGGACCGGTCTGACCATTGGAATCTTCGTCGGGCTCGTGGTCATGGCGCAGATCCTGGCCAATAAGATCGTGCTCTTCGGCTCATTCACCCTGCCGGCCGGAGTGATCGTGTATGCAACGAGCTTTCTTATTACTGATATCCTCTGTGAGTTCTACGGCAAGCGAAAAGCGTTAGAGGCGGTCTGGGGCGGTTTCCTCGCCTCGATCCTCCTTGTCATCGCGGTCGAGATCGCCATTGCATGGCCAGCTCCGGCGTGGTGGCAGGGCCAGGCAGCCTTTGAAGCCACGCTTACGCTCACCGGACGGATCGTGCTCGGCAGTCTGGCCGCGTACCTCATCTCCCAGAACTGGGACGTGCTCGTCTTCCACAGGATAAAGGAAAAGACGGCGGGTAAGCACCTCTGGCTGCGGAACAATGCCTCGACGATGACCTCCCAGGCGCTGGATACCGTTATTTTTATCTCACTCGCCTTTTACGGCGTGCTGCCCGTCGTGCCCTTGATCATCGGTCAGTATCTTGTGAAGCTGATCATCGCGGCGATTGACACGCCCTTCCTCTATGCCGTGAAATGGGTACGTGAGCGGCGGCTGGAATCAGAGGGTGGGCTTTCACGAAAGAGCACGGGAGGTGCGGAAGAATGGTTATCTGGATAG
- a CDS encoding protein tyrosine phosphatase has translation MVIWIDEKLAVTPMPSDAELEDLAGCFKAVAVLVETGELEYDLQAWARFGVKVKHLPIPDFGTPSLAELRELADWITTETVNGSAVLVHCYAGIGRSGMVAAAYLVAKGCAVNAAIEHVKGRVHYALEHPEQVELVRQLARI, from the coding sequence ATGGTTATCTGGATAGATGAGAAACTCGCCGTAACACCAATGCCCTCGGACGCCGAACTCGAAGATCTCGCTGGGTGCTTCAAGGCCGTTGCCGTGCTCGTGGAAACCGGTGAGCTCGAGTATGATCTACAAGCATGGGCACGCTTCGGCGTGAAGGTCAAGCACCTCCCCATACCTGATTTTGGCACCCCGAGCCTGGCTGAGTTGCGTGAACTTGCAGATTGGATAACTACAGAAACAGTGAACGGGTCTGCGGTATTGGTGCATTGCTACGCGGGCATTGGTAGAAGCGGGATGGTCGCCGCGGCCTATCTCGTTGCAAAGGGCTGCGCGGTAAACGCGGCAATCGAGCACGTGAAAGGGCGGGTGCACTACGCGCTCGAGCATCCCGAGCAGGTGGAACTGGTGCGGCAGTTGGCACGGATTTAG